TTCACAGTCGTGTTCCCTTTTAATGTGTATTCATATTTCTCCATTTCCCTTAGAATTTTTCACTAACTATGTTCTGTTTTAATGTGTGTTAACAGTTGAATGAAAAGATGGGAGCTGGAGATGTTACTCAGAAAGTAGTAGTTTATCAGCAAGCAAACAAGAAGGTAAGTGATTGTTCATTCTCTTGGTGATTTTGAGTTCTGTGTACATAACCTATGTGTCAGATTCATGAAATACTTGCGGTTTAACTCTATCTCAGGTTGCCATAATCTGTAATCATCAGCGTGCTGTCTCAAAGTCGCACAGTTCACAAATCGAAAAACTGGATGCGAAATTAAAAGAGCTCCAGGTAAACAATTTTTTTCCTGTAAGCTTTTGATAACTTTTTGAAGTTTCTCTGCTTTTCTTCTCGGTTCATTATATATGCCTACTGTTTTTTTTTTTTTGGTAATTCCGCAGAATGGTCTTGGAGAGCTCAGAACCAATCTCAAGCGAGCTAAAGAGGGGAAACCACCAGTGGAAGGTTCTGATGGAAAGAAGCCAAGAAACTTAGATCCAAACGCGTAACATACATAAAACTCCTCTCTTACTACTTGTGGACAGACACTTCTCGATATCTATTTCTGTCTTTTAACATTAACGTCATGCCCCTTTGAATGTTAATAATGTAGGTGGGAGAAGAAGATAGCTCAACAGGAAGTAAAGATAGAGAAGATGAAACGAGACATGCAAACAAAAGAGGACTTGAAAACCGTGGCGCTTGGCACGTCTAAGATAAATTACCTGGATCCTAGGATAACAGTCGCATGGTGCAAACGTAATGAAGTAGCAATCGAAAAGGTAAAAGCTTTTCTTAAACTCTCAAATATGTCCCCTTCTCTCCTTGCTAAAAAAAACTCAAATGTTGTTTTCATTGTCGTAGATATTCACCAAGTCTCTACTGGAGAAGTTTTCATGGGCAATGGATGCAGAACCAAGCTTCAGATTCTAGTTATTGCTGGACGTAAAGAGAAGCTTTCTGAGTTGGGGCAAGTATGGTTGTGAAAGGCATTGGAGAGCAAAGGAAGTGAGCAAGAGAAAACCGGCCTTTGTTCAAGATAATTTATACCCTTAAAAAAACTGAAGCTGTTGATTTTAATTAAAGTAACTTTCGTTTTTACCATTTTTCTTCACCATGACTTGAAGAATGTTAGTTCATCAGCAATGGTGATACTCAAGGCACAAATTTTTAGAAATAGTAGTTATGATTATTTTATTATTTTTTTTTTCGGATTTAAAAAAAAAAATTAACCAATCGCAGATTGTCTTGTATCAGTGGGATCTGTGAATAGTTAAAAGCTTAGTAAATCAAATCCTTACCTAGGGAGTTTAAGAGTTTTTGTTGGCATAAAATAAAGTGAGGTAAGGATCTTCGTTGCAGATCGTCTTATGTTACTTTTTTTTAGATGATAGAAAATTTGGTGAAAATAGTTTCCGTTTTTGAATAGTTAAGTCACTTGTGATTGTTCGAAATTGAGTAGGGTTTCTTTCTCTTTCGTAATCAATTTACATTAGAAACTTTTTTAACGACGCGACAATGAGCTCCAAAAAAAAAAAAGTTAAAAAAATATAAATAAATACTGTAGTTTGACTTTAACCGAACGAACATAAGAAGGATAAAAAAGGTTAGATTGTGCTAATATTTGTTTGGCCCTTCGCACGGATCCAAATCCAGATCATACCGAAGAAGAAGAAGACACGCACCATCGTCCTCCTCCATATCCAAGAGGAAGCTTTCATTTGAATCTGTGAGATCTCAGACACTTTCTCCTCTGGCCGCCCAAGGGCTGGCTTTAACTGTTGTCGATTAGAATCACGTGTGATTAATTAATTTATGTTCGCCTGCAGGAATTGAGGATCAAAGATGGGATTCCTAATAACAACTCTAATCTTCGTGGTCGTTGGGATAATTGCTTCTTTGTGCGTTCGAATCTGCTTCGCTAGAGGCCCCTCCACAAATCTGTATGTTCCTTTCCTCCCTCCTCCTCCTCTTTTGATTTGTCAATGTTCATTGTTCGTGGGGGGGGGGGGGGNNNNNNNNNNNNNNNNNNNNNNNNNNNNNNNNNNNNNNNNNNNNNNNNNNNNNNNNNNNNNNNNNNNNNNNNNNNNNNNNNNNNNNNNNNNNNNNNNNNNNNNNNNNNNNNNNNNNNNNNNNNNNNNNNNNNNNNNNNNNNNNNNNNNNNNNNNNNNNNNNNNNNNNNNNNNNNNNNNNNNNNNNNNNNNNNNNNNNNNNNNNNNNNNNNNNNNNNNNNNNNNNNNNNNNNNNNNNNNNNNNNNNNNNNNNNNNNNNNNNNNNNNNNNNNNNNNNNNNNNNNGGGGGGGGGGGGGGTTTAGGTTTAACTTGATTGCTGCATCAATATAGATTTGCTCGAATAGCTGCTGGAACTGAGAATTGTTAATATGAAATATAAATTTGAATCATTGACTTTTTGAATTTGGATACTTGATGATATCTGTAACAAACGGACGAATAATGAAGAGAAATTACTGTCACAAGTTGTATTCTTATGCCCTGGAAATTTTAGAATCTCTTGTTTTTTAATTTCCATCAAGCTTTAAGCTTTGTTATATCATCTCTGTTTCTTGTTCCTTTGCTTTGACTAGGATTTTTGTAACCATCTTTTGAGTCAATATTTCTGATCTATGTTTTGTCTCATTCAGGCTTCACTTCACCTTGGTCATTACTGCCACGGTCTGCTGCTGGATGATGTAAGTTTTATGTTTCAAACACACTCACTCTTTTTTCTTTTATTATGCTGCTTTCTAGCCACATCCATTGTCACGGGTGTTTCTTCTTCCTTAGTTTTGCTCCATACTACCAAAAGACACCTCTTGTTGTTTCCTATCAACATCAATCCGATTTGCTTACCATCATTTTCCTGTGGATATAACAACATAAATGAAACAAAATAAGTAACAACCCGTTCTAGGAGTTGGAAGCCTACATATATAGCTGAAGAAACTCATCAACATTGGTCTTTTTACCTATGAATGTCGAGTTTGATTATATGTTGCTTGCTTGCTTGGTCACATTTTTCTTACATTTTGTCTCTTTGATTGTGGTAGGTGGGCGATTGTATATATTGCCCAGATGAATCCTCTGATTGTCCCAATCCTAAGCGAAACAGAGTAGCATCCTCTAGAGGAAATTATGCGCAAAGTGAGTACTACCTTCTTCTGTTTCCGATTCTTGTGTCTCGTCTCTAAACGGTTTGTAATTCTGTATCCTGGTGTGAACAAATCATAAACTTTTTGCCTCTGTACTATTGAAATTTCCATGTATTCAATTCCCAAAAACTGCTGAGATGCTCAAAACAATGTATTGTTTGATGAAATAATGTCTTGGACGGGGACGAGATTGTCGAGTTTTATTCATCCTTTATCATACAGTAATGTTTTCTGTTGTTGCTATTAACAGTTTGCTGTATATATTTTACTTCGCTTTTTAGGTATTTCCAACCCCACTCTATTTTTCACAGTAAAATAGAGTTTAAAATAAAAATGCTCCAATAATATTCGATTTCTCATTTTATTACTAGATCGCAAGAGTATCTATCTCTCAGGTTCCTTTCGTCTTTGTCTGTTCTGATCTGTTTCCCTAGGTGGAAAATTGTTGAGATTTAGTGAAAAAGATCATGAAGAAAAAAGAAACTTAGACGTGGAGAGGAAGCAACAATGTATTATGGACAAGATCACATGACATTTCTTTGCAAGACCACAAAGACTAGCTGTTTGCCACAGCTCGTAAAGGAAAAAGCAAACTGTTGTTTGTCGGGTAATGAACAAGAAGATAAGACAGAGTTCATTGATTGATTCCGTACATGGAACGTGCTTTGGGTGGAATCGAAATGGAATCAAAGAGGCATCTAGGTCACTTCTAGCAATGTCCGTTAATCACTGTGAAGTTGGCACGAGCATAAATTTATGTAAAACACTGCAACTTAAATTCTTATTATGAGCTTTAAGTAGATTAACACGAGCATAAATTTAAGTAAATTAACACGAGCATAAATTTATACAATCAATTGCATTACACATTTTTTATATTGCAGTTAGCTGGTGGCTCGAAACAGCGGGAGAGGGTTATGGTTATGATCACTTAGAGCATGTTTATAGGCAAAACCCTTAAGTGATTCTTAAGTGGGTCTTAATGAATTTTTAATGATTATCATTAAGCTAAGAGATATTATTAAAATACACTTAATTATAGTGGTTTATTGGTAGTTTTTTAATTAAGGTTTTTAACAATTAAAAAAATATTAAACTAAAATTTAAACAATTTTTTTTTTAAAAGATAAAATTTATTTATTAAATAAAACAAAGTCAAACATAACATTTTAAACATTGATTTTAAAATAAAAACATAAAAATATTAAAATAAAGATAACTAAAATAAACGATAATAATTTGAAAGCGGCATCTAAGTTCAGTTGTTGTCTTGATCACGTCCAAATTTACGCCATATATGTTCAACCAAATCACGTTTCAGTTGTTGATGCGCTTGTTTATCATGAATTCTTACTCAAACACCCATCTGATTGGCGATATTTGTAGGGGTATCTGGTGAATATGTGAGATCGACATGTGAACTTCTGCTGCCTTCTCCTTGTTGGAAATCCGAAACATCGTATTGAGTGTGTTGATCTCGTTCGTTTTCTACTATCATATTATGGAGTAGGAGTATGATACATGCTCTCATAATCTTCTCGATCTTGACTTTATCCCAACAAAGTGATGGATTTTTAACAATGGCAAATCAAGCTTGCAAGACTCCGAAAGCACGCTCGACATCTTTTCTGACAGCTTCTTGACATTGAGCAAATAAAGCCGCTTTCGAACCTTGTGGTAGTGAAATAGATTGGATAAAAGTTGTCCATTTCGGATAAATACCATCAGTGAGATAGTAAGCCATTGAATAAGGATTTCCGTTCACCGAGAAATTCACTTCCGGAGCTTAAGCGATCAAGAACATTGATATCATTTAAGGTACCTGGAGGTCCGAAAAACGCATGTCATATCCAGAGATCATATGAAGCAACCGCCTCTAAAACAATTGTGGGTTTTCCCGAACCACGAGAATATTGTCCTTTCCAAGCGGTGGGACAATTCTTTCATTCCCAATGCATACAATCGATGCTTCCTATCATCCCGGGAAATCCACGAAGCTCTCCAATATGAAGTAGGCGTTGAAGATCATCAGGCGTTGGTCTCCTTAGGTACTCATCGCCGAAAAAATCTATTATTGCTTCCACAAAACTTTCCACACATAACCGAGCCGTGGTTGCACCGACTCTGAGGTATTCGTCGACCGCATCAAGCGCAGAACCATATACCAAGACACGAATTGCTGCTGTACACTTTTGAAGTGTAGAGAGACCAAGCCTTCCGGTAACGTCTTGCGTGTGACGAAAGAATTGAACTTCATTGGAGAGGCGGTCAACAATACACATGAACAATGGCTTGTTCATTCTAAATCATCGTCGGAAAACATTTTCTGGATATGTTTGAGTGTCACTGAAATAATCATTCCATAACCGGAGATGGCCTTCTTCGCGATTTCGTTCAATAAAAATTCTTTTTTTTCTTGTCTTTCTTTCGTTTTCTTGATCACCGTGAGCATTGACCAGATTCTCGAATGTTTGATCAAAATATTGATCAAAATATTGATCAAAAGTGTCATCCAATGAATCCTCAAAATCGTTATGAGAAGAAGACGCCATGAGATGTTAGAGAATCTTGAAACAAAATAGACAAACATTATAATATTTGAGGATCTTGTATTATATAGAATTTCTATAGATTTTATATTATATAGAATTCGATAATGTTGATGATATAGTATTTATATTATATAAAATTCTATAATCTTGATGATATGAATTTATATAGAATTTGATGATGGTTGATGTAATGTAACTAAAGAAAAGAATTGAGGCTTTAATTTGATGATGGCTTACCAAGTAAAGTGATGGTCCTGGTTTGGTTTGGTTTGTTCGAACTTGGAGAGAACCAGGCTTTAATTGTATTTGGTCCGTGAGAATACTTGATCTTTGTTTGTTTTGTTTGTTAAGAAGAGATGATCTTTGTTTTGTTTTGTTTGTTAAGAAGGAGATGATCAAATGAAAGGAGATGAATTGATTTGTTTGTTAAGAAGGAGAGATGATCTTTGTGACAATGAGAAGGAGAGATGAGTTTGTGAAAGAAAACGTATGCAGAAGCTAATGTTATATAGAGAACAAGACTCGACTCATGACACAACACTACAAGACTTACAACATTCTGTGACTTGTGACAAAACACTACAAGACTCGGACAAACAAAACTACAAGACTTGAGACAAAACACTACAAGATACAAGACTTGAGATACACGGACACAACAGAACTAGACTCGTGACACAAGAGTACAAGAGACTTGTGACACAACACTACAAGACTCGTGAGATACACGGATTTCCTCGACCACAAGACCTGAACTCTCCACTCTGCATCACAAGAACAATAACCTGCATCACAAGAACAATAACAGTTTAAACATACAAGAACAAGAACATTTTTTAAAAACCAGAACAAGAATACTAGAAGAAGCTGCATCACAATAACAACTTAAACAGATCAAGAAAATCTATTCCGAGAACAAGAACATTTTTTAAAAAACAGACAAGAACAAGCAACCTAAACATGAAACAGAACAAGAAACCTAATTTAGAACAAGTCATTTATGAGCTTCTTCTTGAGTGATTCTTCATAGTCAGCAAGAGGTTCTTTTTTTCCTAAAAGACTTTGAAGCATATTCATCTTAGATAGCTTCTCTTTAGCGGCCAAATCCTGCTGTTTGATCCTCCACATTGTCTCAAACTCATCCAGATTTTTCTCGTCTACCACCTTCTTCTTACCACTTTTTCACACCCGGGGGACGTTTGTTCTCTGTTGCTTGAGAGGTCTCTGAATCAGCTCCATCCTCACACTTCCTCTTCTTCGAGCTTACATCCTTTTTAGCAGTCATAAGGGCGCACCACTTCTGGTTGTTGCGTAGTTCATTCCAAGCGTGTTCCAAAGTAAATTTCTTCTTGTAGTTGTTGTAGAATATTGTATGAGCAAGTTTCACAACATCATTCTCGTTCTGGCCGCTAGCTTTCTCTCTGGTAGCA
This genomic interval from Brassica oleracea var. oleracea cultivar TO1000 chromosome C2, BOL, whole genome shotgun sequence contains the following:
- the LOC106325111 gene encoding V-type proton ATPase subunit e1 — its product is MGFLITTLIFVVVGIIASLCVRICFARGPSTNLLHFTLVITATVCCWMMWAIVYIAQMNPLIVPILSETE